One genomic window of Cellulophaga sp. Hel_I_12 includes the following:
- a CDS encoding DEAD/DEAH box helicase, giving the protein MNSFEDFNLKKQLNYAIEDLGFKEPTPIQKAAFPVVLSGKDIVGIAQTGTGKTMAYMLPLLHELAFSKQIHPRVLVLVPTRELVIQVVENIKSYAKYINVRVLGVYGGTNMNTQKQFCAQGTDILVATPGRLYDLALCKAVKLKEIKKLVIDEVDVMLDLGFRFQLTNIFELLPVKRQNIMFSATMTTDVDALIDDFFTVPEKVSIAVSGTPLENIAQSAYAVPNFYTKVNLLIRLLKDKDTFQKVLVFVSNKKSADVVFESIETMFSNEVCVIHSNKTQNYRMRSIRQFDEGKNRILVTTDVMARGLDLDKITHVINFDTPNYPENYMHRIGRTGRAAHEGNSILMFTEKETSDKEAIEALMDYEIPILKIPANVEISEELRPEERPRVLEADNPDQTTLESQGSFHEKSEKNKKTNQGGSYQRIIAKKYSKPKTRGDKNYNKRNKK; this is encoded by the coding sequence ATGAATTCTTTCGAAGATTTTAATTTAAAAAAGCAATTAAATTACGCCATTGAAGATTTAGGTTTTAAGGAACCTACCCCTATTCAAAAGGCAGCTTTTCCTGTGGTTTTATCTGGAAAAGATATCGTGGGTATCGCACAAACAGGAACTGGTAAAACTATGGCGTATATGTTGCCATTGTTGCATGAATTGGCTTTTTCTAAGCAAATACATCCTAGGGTCTTAGTTTTAGTACCTACGAGAGAACTGGTCATTCAAGTAGTGGAAAATATTAAAAGTTATGCCAAATATATAAATGTTAGAGTTTTGGGTGTTTATGGTGGTACTAACATGAATACCCAAAAACAATTTTGCGCTCAAGGCACAGATATATTGGTCGCTACGCCCGGTCGTTTGTACGATTTAGCGCTGTGTAAGGCGGTTAAGCTAAAAGAAATTAAAAAATTGGTGATTGATGAAGTCGATGTAATGCTAGATTTAGGATTTCGATTTCAGCTCACCAATATCTTTGAACTTTTACCGGTAAAGCGACAAAACATCATGTTTTCAGCAACGATGACAACGGATGTGGATGCCTTGATTGATGATTTTTTTACAGTGCCTGAAAAAGTATCTATTGCGGTTAGTGGTACTCCCTTAGAAAATATAGCACAATCGGCTTATGCCGTGCCTAATTTTTATACGAAAGTAAATCTGTTGATTCGTTTACTAAAAGATAAAGATACATTTCAGAAAGTACTCGTATTTGTTTCGAACAAAAAAAGTGCAGATGTCGTTTTTGAGTCCATCGAAACCATGTTCTCCAACGAAGTTTGTGTTATTCATTCTAATAAAACCCAAAACTATAGAATGCGCTCTATTCGCCAATTCGATGAGGGTAAAAATAGAATTTTAGTAACGACAGATGTCATGGCGCGTGGATTAGATTTAGATAAAATAACCCATGTTATCAATTTTGATACGCCTAATTATCCTGAAAATTACATGCACCGAATCGGTAGAACGGGTCGTGCGGCCCATGAAGGAAATTCAATTTTAATGTTTACGGAAAAAGAAACCTCTGATAAAGAGGCTATAGAAGCATTGATGGATTATGAAATTCCTATACTGAAGATACCAGCGAATGTAGAAATTTCAGAAGAATTGAGACCAGAAGAACGCCCAAGAGTTCTTGAAGCTGATAATCCTGATCAAACAACCTTAGAATCACAAGGAAGTTTTCACGAAAAATCTGAAAAAAATAAAAAAACCAATCAGGGAGGTTCTTACCAAAGAATCATAGCTAAAAAGTATTCAAAGCCCAAAACCAGAGGGGATAAAAATTATAATAAACGCAATAAGAAGTGA
- a CDS encoding formate/nitrite transporter family protein has translation MKTESKDQEKHQKDLEKTSNEVDSGTKYRDILSRVIHEGEEIFKIKNKAISLSALIAGLEIGISYLLISTLYYLLSGKIQEDSIFKLFSVVYPVGFILVVLGKSALFTEQTSVLALPVLNGQRTIWELLRIWGLVILGNVIGGIVFTLFIGVLGPHLGLFTHDTMVTIGEHVLKPDSWVLFLSAIVAGWLMGLLNWLLNSTKNSLTRIVLILMITGVIGFGGFHHSIVGNIEVFGAFLYSDAITILDYLLFLLLALLGNGIGGAIVVGLFKYRVFESNYAK, from the coding sequence ATGAAAACTGAAAGTAAAGATCAAGAAAAACATCAAAAAGATTTAGAGAAAACATCTAACGAAGTTGATAGTGGTACCAAGTACCGTGATATTTTGAGTCGTGTGATTCATGAGGGTGAAGAAATTTTTAAAATTAAAAATAAAGCAATTAGCTTAAGTGCTCTTATTGCAGGTCTTGAAATAGGGATCAGCTATCTCTTGATTAGTACGCTCTACTACTTGTTATCTGGAAAAATCCAAGAGGATAGTATTTTCAAATTGTTCAGTGTTGTATATCCCGTTGGTTTTATTTTAGTGGTTTTGGGGAAATCAGCACTTTTTACCGAACAAACTTCTGTATTAGCTTTACCAGTACTCAATGGTCAACGAACTATTTGGGAGTTATTACGTATCTGGGGTCTAGTGATCCTTGGAAATGTTATTGGTGGTATTGTCTTTACACTGTTTATTGGGGTTCTTGGGCCGCATTTAGGTTTATTTACACATGACACCATGGTCACTATAGGTGAGCACGTACTAAAACCAGATTCATGGGTTCTTTTTTTAAGTGCTATTGTTGCCGGCTGGTTAATGGGCTTATTGAATTGGTTATTGAACAGTACCAAAAATTCACTTACCCGTATTGTTTTAATTTTGATGATCACAGGCGTTATCGGCTTTGGAGGTTTTCATCATAGCATTGTAGGTAATATCGAGGTATTTGGAGCCTTTTTATATTCAGATGCCATCACCATTTTAGATTATCTGTTGTTTCTATTGTTAGCCTTACTGGGCAATGGCATTGGCGGTGCCATAGTAGTAGGACTTTTCAAGTATCGGGTTTTTGAATCTAATTATGCTAAATAA
- a CDS encoding DEAD/DEAH box helicase, with translation MTETAIGLQDRKTDKELYSYQQGAIQKIFEKFDTEADNYHLLYQLPTGGGKTVIFSEMVRQYLKNHNKKVLVMTHRVELCNQTSGMLTSFGVPNKVVNSKANLDDQDQYICFVAMVETLNNRLNDDKLDISDIGLVIIDEAHYNSFTKLFKFFENSFILGVTATPLSSSKELPMKDNYDELISGESIGALIENEFLARAEVFQYDMGLTSLEVGSNGDYTVKSSEDLYTSPAMLDKTLQAYLKHSKGKKALIFNNGINTSIQIFYTFKAAGLPVMHLDNTATKKQRKQILKWFKETPDAILTSVSILTTGFDEPTIDTIILNRATKSLTLYYQMIGRGSRILNNKSSFQVIDLGNNYHRFGPWGADLDWQMIFKSPNFYIDRLQNDEDIESEFRHEMPEEIRVQFAKSEEVYFDIKEVYTEATFKGESSKVVLERSIEQHAKICIENSEDVYDALALAKILDVDIDNRIASYAKCISRSTFNFLKWLKDDYKLKLNAYLRQNFDEVFEEIHGYPPEE, from the coding sequence ATGACGGAGACAGCAATAGGATTGCAAGACAGAAAAACAGATAAAGAACTTTATAGTTACCAGCAAGGAGCTATTCAAAAGATTTTTGAGAAGTTCGATACTGAAGCGGATAATTACCATTTACTATACCAATTACCCACAGGAGGAGGAAAAACCGTAATTTTCTCTGAGATGGTTCGTCAATACCTTAAAAATCATAATAAAAAGGTATTGGTGATGACACACCGTGTGGAGCTGTGTAATCAGACTTCTGGTATGTTAACTAGTTTTGGTGTGCCCAATAAAGTAGTGAATAGTAAAGCAAATTTAGACGATCAAGACCAGTATATTTGCTTTGTAGCCATGGTCGAAACGCTTAATAATCGTTTAAATGATGATAAATTAGATATCTCAGATATCGGTTTAGTGATTATTGATGAAGCGCATTATAATTCCTTTACAAAATTGTTCAAATTTTTTGAAAATTCTTTTATTCTTGGTGTAACCGCTACGCCTTTGAGTTCTAGTAAGGAACTCCCTATGAAAGATAATTATGATGAATTAATTTCTGGGGAGTCGATCGGCGCATTAATTGAAAATGAATTTTTAGCCCGTGCTGAAGTTTTTCAGTATGATATGGGTTTAACCTCTTTAGAGGTAGGTTCTAACGGAGATTATACGGTAAAATCATCCGAAGATTTATATACAAGCCCAGCAATGTTAGATAAAACGCTGCAAGCGTATTTAAAACATTCTAAGGGTAAAAAAGCATTGATTTTTAATAACGGGATCAACACCTCAATCCAAATATTTTATACGTTTAAAGCAGCAGGCCTTCCTGTAATGCATTTAGACAATACAGCCACTAAAAAACAACGAAAACAAATTTTAAAGTGGTTTAAAGAAACACCGGACGCTATTTTAACTTCGGTGAGTATTTTAACGACAGGTTTTGATGAACCAACCATAGATACCATCATATTAAACAGAGCAACAAAATCATTGACCTTATATTATCAAATGATCGGTAGGGGCTCGCGTATTCTCAATAATAAATCTAGCTTTCAAGTGATTGATTTAGGAAACAACTACCATCGATTTGGGCCTTGGGGTGCAGATTTAGATTGGCAGATGATTTTTAAATCACCTAACTTTTATATCGACAGACTTCAAAATGATGAAGATATAGAAAGTGAATTTAGGCATGAAATGCCAGAAGAAATACGAGTTCAATTTGCAAAATCAGAAGAGGTTTATTTTGATATTAAAGAAGTATATACTGAGGCAACGTTTAAAGGAGAATCTTCCAAGGTGGTCTTAGAGCGTTCTATAGAACAGCACGCTAAAATCTGTATTGAAAATAGTGAAGATGTCTATGACGCACTAGCTTTAGCTAAAATTTTAGATGTTGATATCGATAACCGTATCGCAAGCTACGCAAAGTGTATCAGCAGAAGTACCTTTAATTTTTTAAAATGGTTAAAGGATGATTATAAGTTAAAACTAAACGCATATCTGCGTCAAAATTTTGACGAAGTTTTTGAAGAAATTCATGGATACCCACCAGAGGAATAA
- a CDS encoding cold-shock protein produces MARAQETFGKKEREKKRLKKREEKAKKKEQRKASGEQDSMFVYVDENGHLVDTPPDPTKKVKVDAESIVLGIPKKEESDEEIDPTRKGRVEFFNDSKGYGFIKDTETQEKFFVHINGCLEEIKENNMVQFELERGQKGMNAVRVKKI; encoded by the coding sequence ATGGCGAGAGCACAAGAAACCTTTGGTAAAAAAGAACGAGAAAAAAAGCGTTTAAAAAAACGTGAAGAAAAGGCAAAAAAGAAAGAGCAGCGTAAAGCAAGCGGTGAACAAGATAGTATGTTTGTCTACGTAGATGAAAACGGACATTTAGTAGATACGCCTCCGGATCCAACTAAAAAAGTAAAAGTAGATGCGGAAAGCATCGTTCTTGGTATACCGAAAAAGGAAGAAAGTGATGAGGAAATAGATCCTACACGAAAAGGAAGAGTTGAGTTTTTTAACGATTCAAAAGGGTATGGATTTATTAAGGATACCGAAACACAAGAAAAGTTTTTCGTACATATCAATGGATGCTTAGAAGAAATTAAAGAAAATAATATGGTACAGTTTGAACTAGAACGAGGACAGAAAGGGATGAATGCTGTTCGCGTTAAAAAGATTTAA
- a CDS encoding GMC oxidoreductase, with protein MTYDYIIVGSGFGGSVSALRLAKKGYKVLVIEKGKWFGVNDFPKTNWNFRKWLWIPNLRFFGIMKLSVFKHIAVLSGTGVGGGSLVYANTLPTPKTAFFKTGSWSGLNDWENELKPYYEKALHMLGAAINPELFDGDLGLKKVAEDLHITKKFAPTRVAVFFGKPNQTQKDPYFDGEGPERAGCNFCGACMTGCRHNAKNTLDKNYLFLAQKYGAEIRSENEVIDVQPIDNADSSKGYKVSLKSSTKFFRKQEKIETKGVIFSGGVLGTVKLLLKLKEKSLPNLSDKLGEYIRSNNETLVSVTGLDKNKNYSKGVAIGSILDTDENSHLEICRYGQGSDAWKLVHLPYVTGATIVSRAFKILLKFLKHPVAYFKVYFVNGWAKNTVVLLFMQTLDSTLKFRRNAFGLMTSTVSTGKAPTPFIPESIQLVKAYRKAINGVSTSFAVETLAGIPSTAHILGGAVMGKDKTSGVIDKDNKVFGYKNVYVIDGAMISANPGVNPSLTITAIAERAMDQIPDKKDLPKLDHVCR; from the coding sequence ATGACATATGATTACATTATTGTAGGAAGTGGCTTTGGCGGATCCGTTAGTGCTTTACGCCTAGCTAAAAAAGGATACAAAGTTTTAGTCATTGAAAAAGGAAAATGGTTTGGAGTTAATGATTTTCCGAAAACCAACTGGAATTTTAGAAAATGGCTTTGGATTCCAAATTTGCGCTTCTTTGGTATCATGAAACTTTCTGTTTTTAAGCATATTGCCGTACTATCCGGTACAGGAGTTGGTGGTGGCTCTTTGGTTTATGCCAATACCTTACCTACACCCAAAACTGCATTTTTCAAAACTGGTAGTTGGTCCGGGTTAAACGATTGGGAAAACGAATTAAAGCCCTATTATGAAAAGGCTTTACACATGCTTGGTGCGGCAATAAACCCAGAACTATTTGATGGTGATTTAGGTTTAAAAAAAGTGGCAGAAGATTTACATATCACTAAAAAATTTGCGCCAACTCGGGTTGCTGTTTTTTTTGGAAAACCAAATCAAACACAAAAAGATCCCTATTTTGATGGCGAAGGACCAGAACGCGCTGGTTGCAATTTCTGCGGGGCATGTATGACTGGTTGTAGGCATAATGCAAAAAATACACTCGATAAAAATTACCTCTTCCTCGCTCAAAAATATGGCGCAGAAATACGTTCCGAAAATGAAGTAATTGATGTACAGCCGATCGATAATGCGGACAGCTCTAAAGGCTATAAGGTTTCATTGAAAAGCAGTACAAAATTTTTTAGAAAGCAAGAAAAAATTGAAACCAAGGGAGTCATTTTTTCTGGTGGAGTTTTGGGTACGGTAAAATTACTCTTGAAACTCAAAGAGAAATCACTTCCTAATTTATCCGATAAGCTAGGTGAATATATTCGCAGTAATAATGAAACTTTGGTTAGTGTCACAGGGCTAGATAAAAACAAAAACTATTCGAAAGGCGTTGCTATAGGAAGCATCTTAGACACAGATGAAAATAGTCATCTCGAAATTTGTAGGTATGGTCAAGGTTCGGATGCATGGAAGCTGGTACACCTACCCTATGTAACTGGAGCTACAATAGTTTCGCGCGCTTTTAAAATACTGCTAAAATTTCTTAAACATCCCGTTGCTTATTTTAAAGTTTATTTTGTTAACGGGTGGGCAAAAAATACGGTAGTATTACTTTTTATGCAAACCCTTGACAGTACCTTAAAATTTAGACGAAACGCTTTCGGACTTATGACATCAACCGTAAGCACGGGTAAAGCCCCCACGCCCTTTATCCCTGAATCTATACAACTGGTAAAGGCCTACCGTAAAGCCATAAACGGGGTAAGTACCTCTTTCGCTGTAGAAACCTTGGCAGGCATACCTTCCACGGCACATATTTTAGGAGGTGCTGTGATGGGCAAGGATAAAACCTCAGGTGTGATTGATAAGGATAATAAAGTTTTTGGCTACAAAAATGTTTATGTGATTGATGGTGCAATGATCTCAGCAAATCCAGGGGTGAATCCATCTTTGACAATAACGGCTATTGCTGAACGAGCCATGGATCAAATACCCGATAAAAAGGATTTGCCGAAACTTGATCATGTATGTCGTTGA
- a CDS encoding alpha/beta fold hydrolase, with protein MKYVIKTVKVLLLCILISSTAIILLFGHRDIPLNDLKPKYANKASSFIAVHGMDVHFRDEGDPSDPIPLVLIHGTGSSLHTFDVWAERLKKTNRVIRMDLPAYGLTGSFPDHNYSMTNYTVFLKDFLIALGIKKCILIGNSLGGQIAWNFTLEQPNTVAKLILIDAAGYPKKSKSEPVAFKVAKTPVLNKLLTYVTPRFLVRASVENVYFNTLKVTDSLVDRYFELTLRAGNRQAFVDRFKMSVDGSSLTKIKDIQQPTLILWGEKDLLIPVEYAYKFQEDLPNDTLVILNNTGHTPMEESPFESLIPVINFINKQHSENHKD; from the coding sequence ATGAAGTATGTCATTAAAACTGTAAAGGTCCTTTTACTATGTATCCTAATCAGCAGCACAGCCATTATTCTATTGTTCGGTCATCGTGATATTCCACTAAATGATTTAAAACCAAAGTATGCCAATAAGGCTTCTTCATTCATAGCTGTACATGGTATGGATGTTCATTTTCGCGATGAAGGTGATCCGTCGGACCCTATTCCATTAGTGCTAATACATGGAACAGGCTCTAGTTTACATACATTTGATGTTTGGGCAGAACGCTTAAAGAAGACCAATAGAGTGATCCGGATGGACCTTCCTGCTTACGGATTAACAGGTTCTTTTCCTGATCACAACTATTCCATGACAAATTATACTGTTTTTCTAAAAGATTTTTTGATCGCTTTAGGTATTAAAAAATGTATCCTGATAGGAAATTCTCTAGGAGGTCAGATAGCCTGGAATTTTACCCTTGAGCAACCCAATACCGTGGCTAAATTAATTTTAATTGATGCGGCAGGCTACCCTAAAAAATCAAAGAGCGAGCCAGTCGCCTTCAAGGTGGCAAAAACTCCAGTACTAAATAAATTACTTACCTATGTTACACCACGTTTTTTAGTTAGAGCTAGTGTTGAAAACGTATATTTTAACACCTTAAAAGTTACTGATTCACTGGTTGATAGGTACTTTGAACTCACGCTTAGAGCGGGTAACCGACAAGCTTTCGTCGATAGGTTTAAAATGTCGGTAGATGGCAGTTCCCTTACCAAAATCAAAGACATACAACAACCAACACTTATCCTATGGGGTGAAAAAGATTTATTAATACCTGTAGAGTACGCCTATAAATTTCAGGAAGATTTACCAAATGATACACTGGTGATATTGAACAATACAGGCCATACGCCAATGGAGGAGAGTCCGTTTGAGAGTTTAATTCCAGTAATTAATTTTATAAATAAACAGCATAGCGAGAATCACAAAGACTAG
- the lpxD gene encoding UDP-3-O-(3-hydroxymyristoyl)glucosamine N-acyltransferase: MKSYTILEINSVLNGEILGNTSHKISAPEQLEKAGVHNITFIGNRKYAKLWETSKATAAVIDEKIELEPGDGRVLIKVKNADLAMAQILELFDPGLPTFEQEMHRTAVVHETAKIGKGVKIGANCYVGKNVSLGDGTVVYPNVTIMDDTTIGNSCIIWSGTVIRERTVIGHQCIFHTNVSIGADGFGFRPSPDGQGLIKIPQIGNVVIGNGVEIGSNSCVDRGKFSSTIIGDGCKIDNLVQIGHNSVMGRSCIMAGHSGLAGSVTLGDGVIIGGSASINDHTTLHSGVTVGAGSGVVSDVAAGKTVLGYPACDSRDMLKQWVALRKLAKN, translated from the coding sequence ATGAAATCGTATACCATATTAGAAATTAATTCTGTTTTAAATGGCGAAATTTTAGGGAACACAAGTCATAAGATAAGTGCTCCCGAGCAATTAGAAAAAGCAGGTGTTCATAATATTACTTTTATTGGCAATCGAAAATATGCAAAACTTTGGGAAACATCGAAGGCTACTGCGGCTGTCATTGATGAAAAAATAGAATTAGAACCAGGTGATGGTAGAGTTTTGATAAAAGTTAAAAATGCCGATTTGGCTATGGCTCAAATCTTAGAGTTGTTTGACCCAGGACTCCCAACTTTTGAACAAGAAATGCACAGAACTGCTGTTGTTCATGAAACAGCTAAGATAGGTAAAGGCGTTAAAATAGGCGCAAATTGTTATGTGGGGAAAAACGTAAGTTTAGGGGATGGCACGGTGGTATACCCCAATGTTACTATTATGGATGACACGACCATTGGCAATTCTTGTATTATTTGGTCAGGGACTGTGATTAGAGAGCGAACAGTGATTGGTCATCAATGTATTTTTCACACGAATGTAAGTATCGGTGCAGACGGTTTTGGTTTTCGTCCTAGTCCAGATGGCCAGGGTTTAATTAAGATTCCACAGATTGGCAATGTCGTCATTGGCAATGGAGTTGAAATTGGATCGAACTCTTGCGTGGATCGCGGAAAGTTCAGTTCAACCATTATCGGTGACGGCTGCAAAATAGATAACTTAGTACAGATTGGCCATAATTCTGTTATGGGACGCTCTTGTATTATGGCAGGTCATAGTGGGTTGGCAGGGTCTGTTACGTTAGGCGATGGAGTTATTATAGGCGGTAGTGCATCTATAAATGATCATACCACACTGCATTCTGGAGTTACCGTGGGCGCTGGTTCTGGAGTTGTTAGCGACGTTGCTGCTGGCAAAACAGTATTAGGATACCCTGCCTGTGATTCTAGAGATATGTTAAAACAATGGGTGGCCTTGAGAAAATTAGCTAAAAACTAG
- the recQ gene encoding DNA helicase RecQ — MPKTSYHTQLLPTLKKYFGYDTFRPQQEEIISAVLEKKDGLVIMPTGGGKSVCFQVPSLIFPKTTLVVSPLIALMKDQVDGCNANGIAAAYFNSSQSSEEQQEIISRVVQQDLKLLYVAPESMASLSNIINETYISCIAIDEAHCISSWGHDFRPSYQQLGFLKQQLPDTPIIALTATADKATRSDIVAQLGIPNAKQFITSFDRKNISLSVRPADGRVEQILNFIAKRPNSSGIIYCLSRKTTEQLVAKLKTKKINAEAYHAGLTFNERTKVQEDFIFDKTKIVCATIAFGMGIDKSNVRWVIHYNMPKNIEGYYQEIGRAGRDGVASNALLFHSYADVIQLRRFAEGASNEEVQIAKLERMKQFSEATTCRRKILLSYFGELLAENCGNCDVCKSPPQVFDGTIIAQKILSTVARVKENEAIGVLIDVLRGAKNASVLDKGLDQIKTYGIGQDISWKDWQHYIIQLINLGYAEIAFQHHNAIHLTEFSKNVLFHKAKVSLTKPIELVEQIGNPKEKTKKVKKEKRSSELFERLRLLRHKLALEENIPAYLIFSDATLQEIVDERPITDHDFIHISGVGNRKLEVYGADFMNEIKDFNQEKNSKKANTHKVTYELYQQGLSIDEISEKRNLKSTTIFSHIAKLYSEGKPINIYDFVSPSEVEEIKKAKVQLDSPPALKPYFDHFEAQIDYFKIRLALAVVEKEEQT; from the coding sequence ATGCCCAAAACAAGCTATCATACACAGTTGCTACCTACCTTAAAAAAATATTTTGGTTACGATACGTTCCGACCACAGCAGGAAGAGATCATAAGCGCTGTTTTAGAGAAAAAAGACGGATTAGTAATTATGCCCACTGGTGGTGGAAAGTCTGTTTGTTTTCAAGTGCCTTCGCTTATTTTTCCGAAAACAACCTTAGTTGTTTCTCCATTAATTGCTTTAATGAAAGATCAGGTTGATGGCTGCAATGCGAATGGAATTGCTGCCGCATACTTTAATAGCAGTCAATCTTCTGAGGAGCAACAAGAGATTATTTCTCGCGTGGTACAACAGGACTTAAAACTACTCTATGTAGCTCCAGAAAGTATGGCATCACTCTCCAACATTATTAATGAAACGTATATTAGTTGTATTGCTATTGATGAAGCGCACTGCATTTCGTCATGGGGTCATGATTTTAGACCATCCTATCAACAACTTGGTTTTTTAAAACAACAATTACCTGATACGCCTATCATTGCTTTGACCGCAACAGCTGATAAGGCTACCCGTTCAGATATTGTAGCACAATTAGGAATTCCGAATGCAAAACAATTCATTACCTCTTTTGACCGAAAAAATATAAGCTTAAGTGTTCGCCCGGCGGATGGCCGGGTAGAACAAATTTTAAATTTTATAGCAAAAAGGCCCAATAGCTCGGGGATTATTTATTGTTTAAGTAGAAAAACTACGGAACAATTAGTCGCTAAATTAAAAACTAAAAAAATTAATGCAGAGGCCTATCATGCCGGCCTAACTTTTAACGAACGCACTAAAGTTCAGGAAGATTTTATTTTTGATAAGACTAAAATTGTGTGCGCAACGATTGCTTTTGGTATGGGAATCGACAAGTCAAATGTACGTTGGGTTATTCATTACAACATGCCTAAAAATATTGAAGGCTATTACCAAGAAATAGGACGAGCTGGTCGAGACGGAGTCGCCTCTAACGCCCTACTCTTTCATAGTTATGCTGATGTTATTCAACTGCGCAGATTTGCCGAAGGAGCTTCAAACGAAGAAGTTCAAATAGCCAAATTAGAACGTATGAAACAGTTTTCGGAAGCAACTACGTGCCGACGAAAAATTTTATTAAGTTATTTTGGCGAGCTTTTAGCAGAAAACTGCGGTAATTGTGATGTCTGTAAAAGTCCACCTCAAGTTTTTGACGGTACCATTATCGCCCAAAAAATACTATCCACAGTAGCCCGTGTAAAAGAGAATGAAGCTATTGGTGTTCTTATTGATGTGCTGCGAGGGGCTAAAAACGCAAGCGTATTAGATAAAGGGTTAGACCAAATAAAAACCTACGGCATTGGACAGGATATTTCATGGAAAGATTGGCAACATTATATTATTCAATTGATAAATCTGGGCTATGCAGAAATTGCTTTTCAGCATCATAATGCCATCCATTTAACTGAATTTTCTAAAAATGTGTTATTTCATAAGGCAAAAGTGTCGCTTACAAAACCAATTGAACTCGTCGAACAAATAGGCAATCCAAAAGAAAAGACGAAAAAAGTTAAGAAAGAGAAAAGAAGTAGTGAATTATTTGAACGCTTACGACTATTAAGACATAAACTTGCCTTAGAAGAAAACATCCCTGCGTATTTGATTTTTAGTGACGCCACACTTCAAGAAATTGTTGATGAAAGACCTATTACTGATCATGACTTTATTCACATAAGTGGTGTAGGAAATAGAAAGTTAGAAGTTTACGGTGCTGATTTTATGAATGAAATTAAAGATTTTAATCAGGAAAAAAATTCTAAAAAAGCCAATACACACAAAGTAACCTACGAACTATACCAGCAAGGATTAAGCATTGATGAAATTTCGGAAAAGCGAAACTTAAAGTCTACTACAATTTTTTCACATATTGCTAAATTATATTCAGAGGGTAAGCCCATCAATATTTACGACTTTGTAAGTCCCTCTGAAGTTGAGGAGATAAAAAAAGCAAAAGTACAACTGGATAGTCCACCGGCTTTAAAACCCTATTTTGATCACTTTGAAGCGCAAATTGATTATTTTAAAATTCGCTTGGCATTGGCTGTTGTTGAAAAAGAAGAACAGACCTAG